One genomic window of Fusarium fujikuroi IMI 58289 draft genome, chromosome FFUJ_chr01 includes the following:
- a CDS encoding related to TEL2 Protein involved in controlling telomere length and position effect, giving the protein MDNLLTPVSTTYLKPRNEPEPLFTEVKPASTQKKPPSISDRSTADEIIDALKSQPDYDTLISILNFLNNPKSASSNFSFSTPSPKSASIIHLLVSEIASNYWTLLLEGDIEDDTKGKTELPRDADLFIGCLRSLTGLNAVITQLRVLIQESRLGGKEERRADLSINAGILLSILSSIIGSAQSISTIWSTSIKGISSVALQRVQCQKLVSILSNGQIVSIAAEALEVMGRGKVDDGVHWIADGLKYSTWVGNAIVSWVHSSPEPDGMAFAYELFQKSLSLHHSETLIRIAINGLLLSKRNSISTFIQLALSQHRTSKKVFHILLQHLSQKYLNRLSLEDTQPDDKVSAVAGLLMEVALNDETRRDVLISWCASSSGAGVGDGVGIRRAVVAALARDREAITTVLEKSIAQFGDELYIRHSAMLQQDAHTQILLLAAGYVHRVSPMKLTLLMRVGTYMNTISNRIGSTQPRAQFLGLVVGESLSALIDDKKQRLDFKMEQTETEEAQQLKNLTNVSDPVGPIDPILFDHAIETVPQKRKPSTPSEALQKKAKQKKKPLVTEPKPKAIIEEIDSSEEDDDLAPYSKDSDPEDSDDDATLVQRNKPKPPVYIRDLISYFRDSESYDKQLLALQTAPILIRRKANYGTEVSFHADELAELLVGIQDKFEIENFDDLRLHSMLALVVSQPKTMAPWFARTFFEGDYSLHQRTSILVTLGLSARELAGFEVSQYQSAAAFPSKRLPEKMEQLYIGSGNDSSSLPSSQLKALPSTALENISQSLTSSFLAPLAAEAADANTGPDILKLQSFTARYKSKSSSKPRMRAIPNTTAALLATSFFSPLTAHFQVALRSAKPIILNHALLALYLQTLGVVVHAAGPSTLSLPQLTAELWDLLLGVRVHVFGDLGAMKGWLVAMASLLEVNGGDMRRLCETQGREVMETREWVAMVFEKTRGEDGGEENEVKMLAAGVLIRLGEAIERYQALLMGDLVGFQ; this is encoded by the exons ATGGACAACCTTCTCACCCCTGTGAGCACAACCTACCTCAAACCTCGGAATGAGCCCGAGCCACTTTTCACAGAGGTTAAACCAGCTTCTACCCAAAAGAAACCACCCAGCATCAGTGACAGATCGACGGCTGATGAAATCATCGATGCATTAAAAAGTCAACCAGACTACGATACACTTATTTCGATACTGAATTTTCTAAATAACCCAAAATCTGCATCGAGTAacttctcattctcaacaccCAGTCCCAAGAGTGCGTCTATCATCCATTTGCTTGTCTCAGAGATCGCATCAAATTACTGGACACTTTTGCTTGAGGGAGATATTGAAGATGATACAAAGGGAAAAACAGAACTTCCACGAGATGCGGATCTTTTCATTGGCTGTCTTCGCAGTCTGACTGGTCTTAACGCTGTCATCACGCAACTGCGAGTGCTCATTCAAGAGTCACGGCTAGgagggaaagaagagaggagagcaGACTTATCAATCAACGCCGGCATTCTGCTGAGTATCCTATCTTCCATTATTGGTAGTGCTCAGTCAATCTCTACGATATGGAGCACATCGATCAAAGGAATTTCCAGTGTCGCGCTGCAAAGAGTTCAGTGTCAGAAACTTGTATCAATTCTCTCGAACGGTCAGATTGTGTCAATCGCAGCGGAGGCTTTAGAAGTCATGGGACGCGGCAAAGTCGACGATGGGGTTCACTGGATTGCTGATGGACTAAAATATAGCACATGGGTGGGAAATGCTATTGTGTCTTGGGTTCATTCATCGCCTGAACCTGATGGAATGGCCTTCGCTTATGAGTTGTTCCAGAAGTCGTTGTCGCTGCACCATTCAG AAACTCTTATCAGAATCGCAATCAACGGACTTCTTCTTTCTAAAAGAAACTCAATTTCAACCTTCATACAACTTGCTCTCAGCCAACATCGAACTTCTAAGAAGGTATTCCATATTTTGCTTCAGCACCTTTCACAGAAATACTTGAATCGTCTGAGCCTGGAAGACACACAACCCGACGACAAGGTTTCTGCCGTTGCTGGGCTTCTCATGGAAGTCGCATTGAATGACGAAACGAGAAGAGACGTTCTTATCAGCTGGTGTGCATCTTCGTcaggtgctggtgttggcgATGGGGTAGGTATCCGCAGAGCTGTTGTAGCTGCACTCGCACGAGACCGAGAAGCGATTACTACAGTACTGGAGAAAAGCATTGCACAATTTGGAGATGAGCTGTACATCAGGCATTCAGCAATGCTTCAGCAAGATG CGCATACCCAAATCCTGCTCCTTGCCGCTGGCTACGTACACAGAGTTTCTCCAATGAAATTGACGTTGCTCATGCGAGTGGGCACATATATGAACACCATCTCCAATCGCATTGGTTCCACACAGCCCAGAGCTCAGTTTCTTGGGTTGGTAGTTGGGGAATCGTTGTCTGCTTTGATCGATGATAAAAAGCAGAGGCTTGATTTCAAGATGGagcagacagagacagaggaaGCGCAGCAATTAAAAAATCTAACCAATGTTTCTGACCCTGTTGGCCCCATCGACCCTATCCTATTCGACCACGCAATTGAGACTGTCCCTCAGAAGCGAAAGCCTTCAACGCCAAGCGAGGCTCTTCAAAAGAaagccaagcaaaagaagaagcctctTGTTACCGAACCCAAGCCAAAAGCCATCATCGAGGAGATTGATTCTTcagaagaggacgacgatCTTGCCCCTTACTCGAAGGACTCTGACCCTGAAGACTCGGATGATGACGCAACACTTGTACAACGCAACAAGCCCAAGCCGCCTGTTTATATCAGAGATCTCATATCCTATTTCAGAGACTCTGAATCATACGACAAACAGTTGCTCGCTTTACAGACAGCTCCGATTCTCATCAGGCGCAAGGCCAATTATGGAACCGAGGTAAGTTTCCACGCTGATGAGTTGGCTGAGCTTTTGGTGGGTATACAAGATAAGTTTGAGATCGAAAATTTCGATGATTTACGGTTACACTCTATGCTAGCGCTTGTTGTCTCTCAACCTAAGACAATGGCCCCATGGTTTGCTCGAACTTTCTTCGAGGGCGACTATTCCCTCCACCAACGGACATCAATACTCGTCACGTTGGGCCTGTCAGCACGAGAATTGGCGGGTTTCGAAGTATCTCAATACCAGTCGGCTGCCGCCTTTCCCTCAAAGCGGCTACCTGAAAAGATGGAGCAACTTTACATTGGCTCGGGAAATGATAGCAGCTCCCTGCCATCGTCCCAGCTGAAAGCACTCCCATCAACTGCTCTCGAGAATATCTCACAGTCGCTGACATCTTCATTCCTTGCCCCGCTTGCTGCAGAAGCAGCCGATGCCAACACAGGCCCTGATATTTTGAAGCTTCAAAGCTTCACGGCCCGCTACAAGTCCAAATCTAGTTCCAAGCCTCGTATGCGTGCTATTCCCAATACGACTGCCGCTCTGCTTGCgacgtccttcttctccccaCTCACAGCACATTTCCAGGTCGCGCTTCGTTCTGCCAAACCCATCATACTCAACCATGCGCTTCTGGCGCTCTACCTACAGACGTTAGGTGTTGTTGTTCACGCCGCTGGGCCCTCCACGCTTTCGCTGCCACAGTTGACTGCGGAGCTATGGGATCTGCTTCTGGGCGTTCGTGTACATGTTTTTGGCGATCTCGGCGCCATGAAAGGGTGGCTCGTGGCTATGGCGTCCCTGCTGGAAGTAAATGGCGGCGACATGCGTCGGCTTTGTGAAACCCAAGGCAGAGAGGTGATGGAGACAAGAGAATGGGTCGCAATGGTGTTCGAGAAAACTAGAGGAGAGGATGGTGGGGAGGAGAACGAGGTCAAAATGCTGGCGGCAGGAGTTTTGATCAGGTTGGGAGAGGCCATCGAAAGGTACCAAGCTTTGCTAATGGGAGACCTGGTCGGTTTCCAATAA
- a CDS encoding related to severin kinase, producing the protein MSSLQVRGPDFSVTKQKAIEDAKKMQKVVAEQCSKVGKDPPQYRLSELIGKGSFGRVYKATSLTTNQLVAVKIIDIEESDTVNPKLADTYSDLLKEISALQLLSNSGAKNINHVIDALPVGQSMWMITEYCAGGSVATLMKPTSPGGLQEKWIIPILREVAEAVYWVHGQGIIHRDIKCANILVTEEGNVQLCDFGVAGVIETKFDKRSTVIGTPHWMAPELFDPAASYGTEVDIWAFGAMVYEIASGLPPSVAAGMMDFNRLGSYLKQHIPRLDGDRYSQGLKDLVAYCLVDDPKKRPPIEQIQRHRYIFNTQDAYPASSLAHLVRGYKLWEAQGGVRKSLFSAGGAQGPSDLANLALDNDEWNFSTTAAFDQQVLQTGDAQAVFDVYGSNVDFKQDEFDDASRTQKPKSRRRPPPHLPSVKAPLEKLFDPNTISNYEDNSRAYYGRPFPPPTADFTPPPPPPASDLPLRDDSSQSPGVRESLIDLDMSLDGSNLSEFVDLNTIRAGDPRASTDYDFGDVSYNKPPLSDPADMMNNNRRTRDWKFPSMAPPASANPEMFRFPFNDDQGPSTSRLIHPPTEPIQPSAQFHDLAVPSPVNNRASSGSLIDLDMGLADPIPMSDYTRPSTSHSDVGSLAGSELGGADPFQLEKHASLYLMPNSIREPSIYVSDDSEFANAVADLSLNNTQRHDPQMSYQQTQVPLHQPQGQLQSFQTNGGTPSERPYSLSEFADTDPESFTPQTLAAPELQPPPLQPQLDRSPVRDDYPRSYQQQQPSLPPAPTAPSPQVMEGQASSEHVKEELRRMAMSLSDHLSHANTYLSGLPLRRASTTRMESIETP; encoded by the coding sequence ATGTCGTCGCTTCAAGTCAGAGGGCCGGACTTTTCGGTCACAAAGCAGAAAGCGATTGAAGATGCAAAGAAAATGCAAAAAGTGGTTGCCGAGCAGTGCTCAAAAGTCGGAAAAGACCCTCCACAGTATCGACTTTCAGAGCTCATTGGCAAAGGCAGTTTTGGTCGGGTCTACAAGGCCACCTCTCTAACAACGAATCAGCTCGTTGCCGTTAAAATCATCGACATTGAAGAGAGTGACACAGTTAACCCCAAGCTCGCTGACACATATAGCGACTTGCTCAAGGAAATTAGTGCCCTGCAACTGCTCAGCAACAGTGGCgccaagaacatcaatcATGTTATCGATGCTCTCCCTGTCGGGCAGTCCATGTGGATGATTACAGAATACTGTGCTGGAGGCAGCGTGGCTACCCTTATGAAACCAACCTCACCGGGTGGCCTTCAGGAAAAATGGATTATTCCCATTTTGCGCGAAGTGGCCGAAGCTGTCTACTGGGTTCATGGCCAGGGTATCATTCACAGAGACATCAAGTGTGCCAATATCTTGGTCACGGAGGAGGGAAACGTCCAGCTTTGTGATTTTGGAGTTGCTGGTGTTATCGAAACCAAGTTTGACAAACGCTCAACGGTCATTGGTACACCACATTGGATGGCCCCAGAACTATTCGACCCTGCGGCTTCTTATGGTACTGAGGTGGATATATGGGCTTTTGGCGCCATGGTCTATGAAATTGCATCGGGTCTACCACCAAGCGTGGCTGCAGGCATGATGGACTTCAACAGACTAGGCTCATACCTCAAACAACACATCCCTCGACTTGATGGCGACCGATATTCCCAAGGGTTGAAAGACCTCGTGGCGTACTGCTTGGTTGATGACCCTAAGAAACGCCCACCAATTGAACAAATTCAGAGACACCGTTACATATTCAACACACAGGATGCTTATCCTGCTTCGAGCTTGGCACACTTGGTTAGAGGCTACAAGTTGTGGGAAGCTCAAGGTGGTGTTCGCAAGTCCCTCTTCTCCGCAGGAGGAGCCCAGGGGCCATCTGACCTCGCTAACTTGGCCTTGGACAATGATGAGTGGAACTTCAGCACAACCGCTGCGTTTGATCAACAGGTGCTTCAAACTGGCGACGCTCAAGCTGTGTTCGATGTTTATGGCTCCAACGTCGACTTCAAGCAGGATGAGTTCGACGATGCGTCTAGAACCCAAAAGCCAAAATCACGTCGACGTCCGCCACCTCACCTTCCTTCCGTGAAGGCACCGCTGGAAAAGCTATTTGACCCAAATACGATATCGAACTACGAGGACAACTCACGAGCATATTATGGCCGTCCGTTTCCTCCGCCTACTGCCGATTTCACCCCCCCACCACCGCCTCCTGCGTCGGATTTACCGCTCAGAGACGACTCATCTCAGTCTCCTGGTGTGAGAGAATCCCTGATTGATCTTGACATGTCCCTAGATGGTAGCAACCTCTCCGAATTTGTTGACCTGAACACAATTAGAGCTGGAGATCCCAGGGCATCGACCGACTATGACTTTGGAGATGTCTCCTATAATAAACCACCACTTAGTGATCCAGCAGATATGATGAACAACAACCGCCGAACACGAGATTGGAAGTTTCCTTCCATGGCCCCTCCCGCCTCAGCAAACCCGGAAATGTTCAGATTTCCGTTCAACGATGACCAAGGGCCAAGTACGAGCCGCCTCATCCACCCTCCGACAGAGCCAATCCAGCCTTCGGCGCAGTTCCATGACCTTGCAGTTCCCTCCCCAGTCAACAACCGAGCGTCGTCAGGCAGCCTCATTGACTTAGACATGGGTCTAGCTGATCCTATTCCTATGAGCGACTATACAAGGCCGTCCACATCGCACTCGGACGTTGGATCATTGGCTGGCTCGGAGTTAGGAGGAGCTGATCCTTTCCAGCTAGAAAAGCACGCCTCTCTTTACCTTATGCCCAACAGTATACGAGAGCCATCCATCTATGTATCCGATGATTCTGAGTTTGCAAATGCCGTTGCGGACCTTTCGCTGAATAACACCCAGCGACATGATCCTCAGATGTCCTACCAGCAAACACAGGTTCCCCTGCATCAACCCCAGGGACAACTCCAATCTTTCCAGACCAACGGGGGCACCCCGAGTGAAAGACCCTACTCCCTCAGCGAGTTCGCCGATACTGACCCTGAATCTTTTACTCCGCAAACGCTTGCCGCCCCTGAACTTCAACCTCCTCCACTTCAGCCTCAGCTAGATCGGTCACCAGTTCGCGACGACTACCCTCGAtcttatcaacaacaacagccatcCCTCCCACCTGCACCCACTGCACCCTCACCTCAAGTTATGGAAGGCCAGGCCTCATCAGAACACGTCAAGGAGGAGCTTCGACGCATGGCCATGAGCCTAAGTGATCATCTCAGCCACGCGAATACATACTTGTCGGGTCTTCCACTTCGAAGAGCGAGCACAACAAGGATGGAGTCTATTGAGACCCCTTGA
- a CDS encoding related to PSO2-DNA repair protein yields MVAPKKSSQSHTPKKTISHLPKKPVKANQSILSFFKKAEKHEASLFLGAAPDPIEHEDLYTADDADDSIRYNEAESPNKKRKLSEELEQLSKIKVPVKAEQVVEAEDRLSPTKCDGEPPRKSTKSKIKTPFIMDSDSEDEPEDDIMATNNKPENNGQCTELSPQNEVQTDGFTKIDEKKEADITTQALKREDSAYQQFDDLGELVDEEFPDLNDLEGEEMRVMRYMREQARLEAEEAGVSSEDLADDPLDDDHMTECCPICNGSLVGISIDEATRHVNSCLDGHPIPLPKPQQTTPERIKSEKPTSAIPVSTPEIESTDVSKRFARAAVPRPGQANPFEVTSSGPAPKSAFSKLMSNNAEDSAWQEAAAAEHASRGKQAYERTCPFYKIMPGFSICVDAFRYGAVQGCKAYFLSHFHSDHYIGLTARWCHGPIYCSKVTGSLVRNQLRTAAKWVVELEFDKSYDIPGTEGAKVTMIPANHCPGSSLFLFEKTMKQGPNSRLQRILHCGDFRACPAHVKHPLLKPETIDAISGKSKQQKIDICYLDTTYLNPRYSFPPQNDVIKACADLCGSLSPDPNCKDDIWEKASGQGTPAVSKFFPNTKLDENAKVDTKKKLPQRLLVICGTYSIGKERICISIAKALKSKIFASPGKIKICKQLDDPELTALLTSDPLEAQVHMQMLMEIRAETLQEYLNSYKPYFSRIVGLRPSGWNFRPAGKAIGANTPPGSIHTQQILHDKGWRTRFGYKDFVPQRGSTKEAMCFGVPYSEHSSFRELAMFVMSLRIEKVIPTVNVGSEQSRKRMKGWIDRWLSERRRAGLVMPLIEGEDDDRMSNQELWDGKPGKAGGAFW; encoded by the coding sequence ATGGTGGCACCGAAAAAGTCCAGCCAATCTCATACACCGAAGAAGACTATCTCGCATTTACCCAAGAAGCCCGTCAAGGCCAATCAAAGTATCCTTAGCTTTTTCAAAAAGGCTGAAAAACATGAGGCCTCTCTGTTTCTTGGGGCTGCGCCTGACCCTATTGAGCACGAAGACCTCTACACTGCCGATGACGCCGACGACTCGATCCGATACAATGAGGCCGAATCGCCCAATAAAAAGAGGAAACTAAGCGAAGAACTTGAACAATTGTCCAAGATCAAAGTCCCAGTAAAAGCTGAGCAGGTGGTCGAGGCTGAAGACCGGCTCTCACCCACCAAGTGTGATGGCGAACCCCCACGCAAGTCAACAAAATCTAAAATTAAGACACCATTCATAATGGACTCGGACAGTGAGGATGAGCCCGAAGACGATATTATGGCCACAAACAACAAGCCTGAAAATAATGGCCAATGTACGGAGCTTTCCCCGCAAAACGAGGTCCAGACGGACGGTTTTACTAAGATCgatgaaaagaaggaagCAGATATTACCACACAAGCCTTGAAACGGGAAGATTCAGCATACCAACAATTCGACGATCTCGGAGAGCTAGTAGACGAGGAGTTCCCAGATCTGAACGATCTTGAAGGGGAGGAAATGCGAGTAATGCGTTACATGAGAGAGCAAGCTAGGTTGGAAGCGGAGGAAGCTGGGGTTTCAAGCGAAGACCTGGCCGATGACCCCCTTGACGATGATCATATGACAGAGTGTTGTCCTATATGCAACGGAAGCCTGGTAGGGATCTCCATAGATGAAGCAACACGGCATGTCAATTCCTGCCTTGATGGACACCCGATCCCGTTGCCTAAACCGCAGCAAACAACACCAGAACGAATCAAGTCGGAGAAACCAACATCAGCGATCCCTGTCTCGACCCCTGAGATCGAATCGACCGACGTCAGCAAAAGATTTGCACGGGCTGCTGTTCCCAGGCCCGGTCAGGCGAACCCTTTCGAAGTTACAAGTTCTGGCCCGGCACCGAAGTCTGCTTTCTCGAAACTCATGTCCAACAATGCCGAAGACTCAGCATGGcaagaggctgctgctgctgagcacGCTTCTCGAGGAAAGCAAGCATATGAAAGGACGTGCCCTTTCTATAAGATCATGCCTGGATTTTCCATTTGCGTGGACGCTTTCCGGTATGGCGCCGTCCAGGGTTGCAAAGCATATTTCTTGAGTCATTTTCACAGTGACCACTATATCGGTCTTACAGCAAGATGGTGTCACGGCCCTATATACTGCAGCAAAGTCACGGGCAGTCTCGTCAGAAATCAACTTCGTACAGCGGCAAAATGGGTTGTGGAGCTTGAATTCGACAAATCCTATGACATACCAGGGACAGAAGGCGCGAAAGTAACGATGATACCAGCAAATCATTGCCCGGGAAgctctctcttcctttttgAAAAGACTATGAAGCAAGGCCCCAACAGCCGTCTTCAACGCATATTACATTGTGGAGACTTCCGTGCTTGCCCTGCTCATGTCaagcatcctcttctcaagCCAGAGACTATCGACGCGATCTCTGGAAAGTCCAAGCAACAAAAGATTGATATCTGCTACTTGGACACCACGTATCTCAATCCACGATATTCTTTTCCGCCCCAGAATGATGTTATCAAGGCCTGCGCCGATCTTTGTGGCTCATTGTCTCCTGATCCCAATTGCAAAGACGATATTTGGGAAAAGGCTAGCGGACAAGGAACTCCAGCAGTCAGCAAGTTCTTCCCAAACACAAAACTTGATGAGAACGCAAAAGTCGACACCAAAAAGAAACTTCCTCAACGGCTGCTCGTAATTTGCGGGACGTATTCTATTGGAAAAGAACGTATATGCATCTCCATTGCTAAAGCACTCAAGTCAAAAATCTTTGCTTCAcctggcaagatcaagatctgCAAACAGCTGGACGACCCAGAGCTCACGGCACTCCTCACATCTGATCCCCTCGAGGCACAGGTGCACATGCAGATGTTGATGGAAATTCGTGCAGAAACTCTTCAGGAATACCTAAACAGCTATAAGCCATACTTTAGTCGTATTGTCGGACTTCGGCCAAGTGGTTGGAACTTCCGACCAGCAGGCAAAGCCATCGGTGCGAACACACCACCTGGCAGTATTCATACCCAGCAGATCCTTCACGACAAGGGCTGGCGAACCCGATTTGGATATAAAGATTTTGTTCCGCAGAGAGGCAGTACCAAGGAAGCCATGTGCTTTGGGGTTCCTTACTCAGAACACAGTAGCTTCCGAGAGCTCGCCATGTTTGTTATGAGTCTGAGAATAGAGAAAGTCATCCCGACAGTCAATGTAGGGAGTGAACAGTCAAGAAAGCGCATGAAGGGTTGGATAGACCGCTGGCTTTCAGAAAGAAGACGGGCTGGATTGGTAATGCCACTTATTGAAGGTGAAGACGATGACAGGATGTCGAATCAGGAACTCTGGGACGGTAAACCTGGTAAAGCCGGCGGAGCATTTTGGTGA
- a CDS encoding probable LSM2-Sm-like (Lsm) protein — translation MLFFRYHRTIFSVVNALVRTLTRYSYSFFKTLIDHEVTVELKNDIQLKGILKSVDQYLNIKLDDIQVVEELKYPHLSSVKNVFIRGSVVRYVHLPGASVDTQLLEDATRREAAAQQAKAK, via the exons ATGCTCTTTTTCAGGTACCATCGAACTATCTTCTCTGTGGTTAATGCCCTTGTTCGCACACTGACACGCTATTCATACAGCTTTTTCAAGACGCTCATTGACCATGAGGTCACTGTAGAGCTCAAGAACGACATTCAGCTAAAGGGGATTCTCAAGAGTGTGGATCAGtacctcaacatcaagctcgatgACATccaggttgttgaggagctcaagtaCCCTCATCTT AGCTCTGTCAAGAACGTCTTTATTCGAGGCTCAGTTGTGAGATACGTTCATCTTCCCGGCGCGTCAGTTGACACACAGCTGCTTGAGGATGCTACACGGAGGG AAGCTGCAGCTCAGCAAGCCAAGGCGAAATGA
- a CDS encoding related to cullulin 3: MISGRGGAGARGRIRPPRRIVRPNEAAEGSDFEACWKMLDEALRDIHMKNCSRLSFEELYRAAYKMVLKKKGELLYDRVKAFEEQWFADHVIPKIRELVSKSLINIGAERTSTTSVNERRQTGERFLKGLRDTWEDHNMSMNMTADILMYLDRGYAQLEAQRTPIFATTIALFRDHILRSSLNTNTKGKVVDILISVVLDQIDMEREGDIIDRNLIRSCSRMLSSLYETEEEKENDKLYMTVFEPRFLENSKTYYAAECEKLLRESDAGAWLRHTQLRLNEEIDRCGTTIELETLPKVTQTIDQELIVKHLSEFLALEGSGLKWMIDNDKIDDLSILYKLISRVDSKKTALRDILQSRVVELGLEIEKVLKNTDFSSGHGEGDEAGEGEKTKILNPAAQQTAAAIKWVDDVLRLKDKFDNLWARCFQGDLIIQSALTKSFSDFINMFSRSSEYVSLFIDDNLKRGIKGKTEAEVDIVLEKAIVLIRYLQDRDLFQTYYQRHLARRLLHGKSESHDVEKQIISRMKQELGQQFTSKFEGMFRDLVTSTELTSGYRDHIRDLGDGSGKTIDLNINVLTTNYWPPEVMGRTTQIGEGSRVTCTYPPELRRLQASFEQYYLTNRNGRKLTWIGTTGSSDVKCTFPAIPGKSGPLSRERRYEINVPTFAMVVLLLFNDLEEGQSLTFEEIQAKTNISTPDLMRTLTAIAVAPKSRVLMKDPANKSVKAGDKFSFNASFQSKTIRIKAPIINAVSKVEDNTERKNTEEKNNQTRAHVVDAAIVRIMKSRKELSHSQLTSEVLSQLSGSFRPEVALIKKRIEDLIAREYLERPDEDDAPTLYRYVA; the protein is encoded by the exons ATGATCTCGGGACGTGGAGGAGCCGGCGCTCGGGGAAGGattcgtcctcctcgtcgcatTGTGCGT CCAAATGAAGCCGCCGAGGGTTCCGATTTCGAGGCTTGCTGGAAGATGCTAGATGAAGCCCTGCGCGACATTCACATGAAGAACTGCAGCCGACTGTCATTCGAGGAGCTGTACCGAGCCGCGTACAAGATGGTACTTAAGAAGAAAGGCGAATTGCTTTATGATAGGGTCAAGGCTTTCGAGGAACAGTGGTTCGCAGATCATGTTATCCCCAAGATTCGAGAACTCGTCAGCAAGAGCCTGATCAACATTGGCGCCGAACGAACCTCGACGACGTCCGTCAATGAGAGGCGGCAGACAGGGGAGAGATTCCTCAAAGGTCTGCGTGATACTTGGGAAGATCATAACATGTCAATGAACATGACCGCCGATATTCTTATGTATCTTGACAGGGGCTACGCGCAGCTCGAGGCCCAACGAACCCCCATCTTCGCCACCACCATCGCGCTTTTCCGTGATCATATTCTACGATCTTCGCTGAACACGAACACAAAGGGCAAGGTGGTCGACATCCTTATATCAGTGGTCCTCGACCAGATCGATATGGAGCGCGAAGGAGATATCATCGACAGAAATCTCATCCGAAGCTGTAGTCGAatgctcagcagcctctACGAAaccgaagaagagaaggaaaacgATAAACTGTACATGACAGTATTCGAACCTCGCTTTCTCGAGAACAGCAAGACATACTATGCCGCTGAGTGTGAGAAACTACTACGCGAATCGGATGCCGGAGCTTGGCTGCGACACACCCAACTGCGACTGAATGAAGAAATCGATCGATGCGGAACAACAATCGAGTTAGAGACATTACCCAAAGTCACGCAAACAATTGATCAAGAACTCATAGTAAAGCATCTGTCCGAATTTTTGGCTCTTGAAGGGAGTGGCCTGAAATGGATGATTGACAAtgacaagattgacgacCTCTCGATTCTCTACAAACTCATCTCCAGGGTCGATTCAAAGAAGACTGCTTTACGAGACATTTTGCAGAGTCGCGTGGTTGAGCTAGGCctggagattgagaaggtACTGAAGAACACCGATTTCTCGTCCGGTCATGGCGAAGGAGACGAGGCCGGTGAAGGGGAAAAGACAAAGATATTGAACCCTGCGGCGCAGCAGACAGCTGCTGCGATTAAATGGGTAGACGATGTACTCCGTCTGAAGGACAAGTTCGATAACCTCTGGGCTCGTTGCTTTCAAGGAGATCTTATTATCCAAAGCGCATTAACCAAGAGCTTCTCTGACTTTATCAATATGTTCAGCCGCAGCTCTGAATATGTCTCTCTGTTCATCGATGACAACCTAAAGAGAGGCATCAAAGGCAAGACAGAGGCAGAAGTCGATATCGTTCTAGAGAAAGCTATCGTCCTGATCCGATACCTTCAGGATAGAGATCTGTTCCAGACATACTACCAGAGACATCTGGCAAGACGTCTTCTTCACGGAAAGTCCGAAAGCCATGATGTTGAAAAGCAGATCATTTCCCGAATGAAACAAGAACTGGGCCAACAGTTCACCAGCAAGTTTGAAGGCATGTTCAGAGATCTTGTCACGTCAACAGAGCTCACCAGTGGCTATCGTGACCACATTCGTGACCTGGGAGATGGCAGCGGCAAAACCATCGACCTTAATATCAACGTTCTCACTACAAACTACTGGCCACCCGAGGTCATGGGCCGAACTACGCAGATTGGCGAAGGATCTCGTGTTACGTGCACATACCCCCCTGAACTGCGACGACTGCAGGCGAGCTTTGAGCAGTACTATCTAACTAACCGTAATGGACGCAAGCTCACCTGGATTGGTACCACTGGCAGTTCAGATGTCAAATGTACCTTTCCGGCCATCCCTGGAAAGTCTGGCCCGCTCTCTCGGGAGCGAAGATACGAGATCAACGTACCGACTTTTGCGATGGTTgtcctgcttctcttcaacgaTCTTGAGGAGGGCCAGTCATTAACCTTCGAAGAGATCCAAGCTAAGACCAACATCTCAACTCCAGATCTCATGAGGACGCTGACAGCTATTGCTGTGGCACCCAAGTCCCGCGTCTTGATGAAGGATCCTGCCAACAAGTCTGTCAAAGCAGGCGATAAGTTTTCTTTCAATGCATCTTTCCAGAGCAAGACCATACGAATCAAAGCACCCATCATCAACGCGGTGTCCAAGGTCGAAGATAATACGGAACGAAAGAAcactgaggagaagaacaacCAAACCAGAGCTCACGTTGTCGATGCGGCAATTGTGCGAATCATGAA ATCTCGAAAGGAGCTTTCTCACTCGCAGCTCACTAGTGAAGTTCTGTCACAGCTCTCCGGCAGCTTTCGCCCCGAGGTTGCCCTCATCAAGAAGCGTATCGAAGATCTCATCGCGAGAGAATATCTTGAGCGCcctgatgaagatgacgcgCCAACTTTGTATCGCTACGTAGCGTAG